AGCTAGGATGAAGCTGGGTGACTCGTAATGACCCCTGACGTACtgcaagtttatttttttaagacttttgaTTTCCCCTTGTGACAGCACGAGAGTGGAGCAAGGTTTGAGGACGAAAAACagcacagactgacagacagagaaacagacagacaggcagagggTGTCTGAggtggagctggagcagagaAAGGATGCAaaagggggatgggggggggcgGCGGGCGGGAGGGTTCAGGGTCTCACAGGACAGATTAGGGAACAATAGTAAAATCAAGAGAAAGCGGCATTAAGATGAGATGGCACTGGGCTTTTcctttccctccctctttctttttctttccctcttcttctctccctctctctctcagatggCCTCTACGTAGTTTGCAGGCAGCATGCCCTGCTGGCCGGTGCGCTCCACGCGGCCATACATCCAGCCTTCGTCGATCTGCTGCACATCTACAATAACATCTCCGTCCACAAAGGAAACCTCATCCTCATCCGCAGCAGCGTAGTCGTACACGGCCCTGTACCGCTGCAAGGGGAAACAAGAGGAGCTCAGTTAGTTGTTGACAGTAAGCAGCCACAGGTCTGTGTGCTAGAATCCACTAAAATCTAAAGTGCTGTTTCAGAAAATTACTTTTACACATGCAATAGCTTCTACTCATTTGGCTGTTTGTTATATAACTAATTGactcttttcattgttttcaagGTTTTAATTCATCCAATTCTATTTGGCAATGAAACACACTTGGAGCACAAGAAGGGGGGTTTAATGGAGTACTCACTCCAGCACTGGGAGGCGGAGCAGCGGCCGCCTGGCGCACAGGTTCAGGAGCAGGCTCGTAGTGGAAGTTCTGAGTGGCTGCAGGCGGCTGGAAAGCTGCTGGTAAAACAGGaatagagagggagaaaaaatgaaaaaagacttGAAACATATCTCCTGTTGGCTTGTCATAGCAGACTCACTGGTAGATAAACTGGGATTCAGCAGTAAAGCCACAAGTCTACATGGAACACTTTTTGGAGAAGAATAAAGATTTCAGTGGATACAGCTAATGCTTGTTAATTCAGAGGTATTTGCCTCCACCTGTGCATCTGCGTCGACTTGTCAGGAGAGGGAGGAATTCAAAAATGCAGCAAGCCAAGACGTGCATCCCAAGGCTGTTGATTTGCTTGTTGCACAACCCGCTGAACAATGCCTTACTGTGTCTAAATCAGGCATGTAAAACACAAGCAGCAGGTACAGTGAACATTCAAATTCTGAGCCACTACTTTACCGCTGAACTCTGAATGCTAAAAGCAACTATCTCACATGAGTTTTCATAATAATGCTGCTCGTAGTAATGACTTTACATTTGTTCATTTTGAGCTccaaaaaacagctttttgggTCTTTAAAGTACTTGATGAACTGGATAATCTACAGATGTATTTAGTATTTTAGTTTTacctgcatgattttcaagtaGCAGAGGTTACAAACATTTGCTGCAGCTACAAAAAACTCTTTGGCTGAACGGATTGGATGCAGAGGAGGATTACCGTGAACAAGTTATAACCTGGATTCCTGAGTGGGGTAACAGAGTAACACCCAGCCTGGTGAGCTCATTCTGCCTGTGGCAGCGATGGAGCCAAGCACAGATAAGGCAAaatacttaaaggagcaatatgcaagatatctactgaatttaatcataaaatgacctccCTATATCATCAAACATCAAGGAAACATGcaatgttgaagtgttggcttcaCTGACGAcagtgcagcagccagtatgttctCCTAAGTTTTGATTCCGGTCCAGAAtggtatgtattttttttttttaaccagagaaGGAAGGTGGTTTTAAAGCACCCCGACACGGCCGTTTAGATGCCTCAGTTTCCCatatatgagaccagttatcatgGCAAACCAGCAGGTGtagcagtgatggaagcaggcaTGTAGACTGggtcagatataactgattaaACCCCACCGACAAGTTAGAGCCCCGAAAGGTTTCAGGACCGATGCAGAGccggctaaacactgaagcttccacGTCcacgacatggcaacctgcctGCACATCGACTCGCACAAATTTGGAATGCAGTACCAATTTTGAACGCCACGTTttagagttacatattgctcctttaaacaaaGATGTGGATACtaagttcactttttttcatATTATCAATATCAGGGACTGAATGGTTTAGGTGACTCTCTTTCACAAAAGACCAGTTCTTCCTGTTCCCTTTGGTAAAATGGGCTTGGGCTTATATAGCGgtttttctagttttctgattGCTCAAAGCACCTTTACAGCTATCTAGCCATCCAAGTAGTTATGgctttatttattatgtttaaGAGGATATGGAAGAACTTATCATTTGATGCTGTAAGGACTGTTTCAGAAATTTCCAAAAGGTGTTTTCTTTGAAATTTGTTTCTCCCTTATCTACTATTTTTCTTCTACCGTTACTGCACCAACTTCTATCAACATATAAAATAACAGCAAAATGAATGAGCAGTTCAACTTTAGATATGTTTTGTGTGGGTGTTAGAAGGGATACCTGGGCTGGGGTTGCTTGGCTGTTGTGGAGGGACCTCTCCtcccatcttcttcttctcaaacTCCTCATGGTACTTGAtctaaaagacacaaacacaatcagctTAAGTTCAGAGATGAATATGGGGGGGGGTTTAAACTACAGGTGCAGCCTTCTTTCCAGGAAGCAATCCCAGAGTGTAGTTCACTTTGTATCCACCAGAGGTCTCCTATGTGCTCTCCTGCACCCCTGTGCCAGTGGTGATAGGTGGGGCGATGTATGTGCAGCAGAGCCTTGGGAAGCAGCCTGACACTGACAGGAAATGACATCTTAGCGGCAGGAAGAGGTGTGAGCTTGCAGTTGCATAGCAACCCCTTGCTGACACATCAGACAAAACAggtgaagtgaaaaaaaaaaaagggaaccaaCTCGAAGCTTCAGCACTTGAGATAAAAATGAGCCAGCAAGAGGAacacagagaggggaggagaatCATATGACTTAGCATTTCTTAGTGTAATGGAACATTTGTAACATTGTCCTTTTACTAGTAGTTCATGTGTAATTACAAAAATAAGTACCTGCACCTCAATTCCAGGTATAAAGATCAACCTTACCCCTCTCCACCCAGTTAGACAGAAGCAACAGTCAGTCTTTCAACATAAAACAGGGGCCACACTCATGAAACTGAAACTGAGTGACTGTTCCATGACTGCACTAAATAGCCCGGCCCTCCTTATTACCAGGCTGATAACAGACTGACTCACAAAGTCCTGGTCAAGATTTACAATCCTGATTCTGTCCCCGCTTACACCCACACTCAAAGAGCACCACTGTGCTGGCGGCGTGAGCGAGGAGTGTATAGACAGACTGGATGGGATGACGGGAGTGTCTGTGCGAGGACAGTGAGGCGAGTGACTGAGAGAACACAGTGACTGTTGTCAAGTGCAATATGCTAAGTGAGAGTTTGTAAAGGAGATTATTTTGTGTCTGTTGTAAAGAAACAGGATGAACAGATGGTGTATGTGGATTTACAGGAAGTGAGCTAAACCTCGCCTCGACTTCTCAATAAGTCCTGCTTCATGAGCGGAAGGTGACGAGAAACTACAGCAGTTAAGAGTAAAGAGTCATGAGTTAGTAGAAAAAAGTAACAAGTAAAACAGACTGGACAAGAAGAAGCGATTGAAAGGCTTCACATTGTTGACATTCTTGATGCAGAGCCGAGTAAACTGGTTTGTTTCTTAAGAGTCCAgagaagtgaataaaaacagtgaaagatGAAACATTCATCTGTGGAGCTTCCCTTATGATTGGCTGGGAATGACGCACTGATTGTAGGCAGATGTCTTGATTATCAGCTCAGACTGAAAACACTTCACAATCCGTCCCAACATTATGCTCGTGTTATCTTCATGTGGGGAGTGTGTGCAACCATAACTACATGTTACATATATGTatcttcctccctctgtcctccaCATTTCCTTGATCTCAGACACACAACATTTTTCAGCACACGAAAGCGGTAATTAGCCATCACCCTGCACAATACTTATACCATTAGTGAGGCAAGCACAGAGCAGCGTATACAAAATGACGCATGttttgtgtgcgagtgtgtttgGCATGGAAATAAAAAGGTCTTTCCAGCTGACTTCAGCAGTCTTGGGACAAAAGGTAAACTCTGCTTGCACTTCTACATCGGTGGTCTGTATTTACAGAGAAATGGCAAATCAATCAGAGGAGCTGAGGGAGACTGGAGGAACATGGCTGATGTGGGGAGTGATTTGAGGGGAACGGAAATACTTAGAATGAGAAACAGTGTGAACAGAGGACGCCTGACTTTAACTGGTATGGTAACGAattaaaagaatgaaaaagtcATGTTGggtatttttaattttgtacACACGATGCAACCAATCTCAGGAAGTGTAACGATGGGGAGCTAAACTCAGTACTGAAGAAAGACTTGAACtatacaacagaaaaaaacacgaCCTGTGTAAAAGTTGTGGTACCAGCGGGGAGGGATAGCATACTGTGCttcatgtaaacaaaacatCCTGCTCAGAACAAACCCTTTGTcttcaagaaaaaaatacatatcaTTTCCCAGCAGACTAGCTCCACACTGGGCTGTCTGGGCAGCATTCAGCACTAGAACAGCTCTTCATGTCCAAGTCCAAAAGTAGGTGAATCATACTGGTGACACTTACATTGCTGATTTGCTCCTGCGTTTTCTTAATTCTCTGCATCTCTGGCGTGTCTGCGACCACACTGAAGCCTTTCCCTCTATTCTTCTCAAAATCCTCCTTGTAGTGAACCTGCAGATCAAAAAGgattattgttaaaaaaaaaaaaaagacaaacaaaattgATGACGCGACACATTATAGGGGGAAAATAATGACATGATCAGATTATTGAACAGTTTcaatgcatttgtgtgtgttgacaagGAATCCCGAAAGACACGAGATCTTTCAATAAAGACTCGtgcaaaaaaattaagaaaatgtatttcttaaaaaaaaacaatgtttctttattgtttaaatATCTTTCTTCAACTATATGTTACCTGTGGTGTTTATTACATCTTAGAAAATGATAAAGTCCTGTCCTTTTTCCTGACCAAGTAAAAAACTTTTACAGCTACAGGAAAATactttggttttcttttatttctggcTTGACACCATCAGATAAACTAACAAGGAAACGCTGAAATGTCACATAACTTTcagaacatgtaaacatttcgTAACTTGCAAGATATCTACTCAGCAAACCAGAAAGTTTTGATTTCTTGGGGTTATATTGTCTTTTTACTCTTAAGCTGACATTAGCACTGCATGCCAATGCTTGTTACAAGTGCAAGCTAAGTGAAGTCGCCTCAACGTATATTGCTCAGTCTTTTGTGGTGAcactgacttcctgtttgctgGGTAGTTGGATGCCTTACATGCAGGATGCTGTAGCAACCATACATGGTCATAATAAGAGGTGGTGTGCTACAAAAAGAGCCTTGGTCTGTGTTAGTgcgtgtgttagtgtgtgtgtgtgtgtgtgtgtgttttgagcgGTCCCACCCTATCCTCACCCTCAGGGCACCGGGGGGGAAATGTCCAGCCCATGCAGCGTCAGATGAGTATCAGAAATAACAATGCAGGGGACTCTCCCTCACAGCTGCTTTGTGGCCAGTCTCGTGTTTCTAAACCCACAACCACGTACACCCATTTACTAACCTTCACAAGACGTCAGCTACctgacttcatttaaaaaataaaaataaaaaaaagatttcagctacATTTGGCTCTCTCTATGTGTAACAAAGATTTCAATGACAAACCACTTCCAGGGACTACTGCTAATCTAAAAATGGGCAATTGCTATTGTGGCAGCCATGTAAACTCGCCACAATagctcaaacattatttttcgTCTAACCAACATTTGTCTCCTAAAGTGAAGTTTAACAGGCTGAGATTGATATTTGTAGTTCCTGACAACTTGGTGCAAAGGACTCCTACAAAGTAGGGCTGCACAGTTCTCTCTAAAATGTGAAcattgtattttttcaacttt
This Labrus bergylta chromosome 16, fLabBer1.1, whole genome shotgun sequence DNA region includes the following protein-coding sequences:
- the lasp1 gene encoding LIM and SH3 domain protein 1 isoform X1 translates to MNPLCGRCNLVVYPTEKVNCLDKYWHKGCFSCEVCKMTLSMKNYKGFEKRPYCNAHYPKAGFTCVTDTPENLRLKQQSRMQSQVHYKEDFEKNRGKGFSVVADTPEMQRIKKTQEQISNIKYHEEFEKKKMGGEVPPQQPSNPSPAAFQPPAATQNFHYEPAPEPVRQAAAAPPPSAGRYRAVYDYAAADEDEVSFVDGDVIVDVQQIDEGWMYGRVERTGQQGMLPANYVEAI
- the lasp1 gene encoding LIM and SH3 domain protein 1 isoform X2, encoding MNPLCGRCNLVVYPTEKVNCLDKYWHKGCFSCEVCKMTLSMKNYKGFEKRPYCNAHYPKAGFTCVTDTPENLRLKQQSRMQSQVHYKEDFEKNRGKGFSVVADTPEMQRIKKTQEQISNIKYHEEFEKKKMGGEVPPQQPSNPSPAFQPPAATQNFHYEPAPEPVRQAAAAPPPSAGRYRAVYDYAAADEDEVSFVDGDVIVDVQQIDEGWMYGRVERTGQQGMLPANYVEAI